The bacterium genome includes the window GTAGGGGTTTGATTAATCAAACCCCTACAATAATAGATGCTTCTAATAAATTAGTAGTCCCCGGCTTAATTGATGTCCATGTCCACTTTCGTGAATTTGGTAAAAGTGAAGAAAAAGAGACTATATATTCAGTATCTCGTGCCGCTGCTATGGGTGGTTTTACTACTATAATTTGTCAACCTAACATCAAGCCCAGAGTTGATAGTCCAGCAAAGGTTAGACAGGTTATTAATGAGGCTAAAAAATACAGCCTCGTTAACCTTTATCCAAGTGCCTGTATTACAAAAGGTAGAGCCCATAAAGAGTTAGTTGACATAAAAGAGATAAAAGAAGCTGGTGCTGTAAAGTTAACCGATGACGGTGACCCTGTTATTTATGAGACACTAATGTATAATGCTTTAAAAGAGGCTAAAAAATTTAATCTCCCTTTAAGCTCACATTGCGGATTATCAAATTGGGCAGAGTTGACTTTGAAGAAATTGGGAGATCAAACAGTTGGCTCTACTTTAGAGAAAGGCTACTTTTATAATTCAGAAACATTTTTTGTAAGACGAGACATTAGGTTAGCTAATAAGGCACGTTGTCCGCTCCATATTGAGCATGTTAGTTTAAAGACATCAGTAGATGAAATCAGGCATGCTAAAATTAAGGGTTATAAAATTACTGCCGAAGTTACACCACATCACTTTATACTAAGCAAAAATGATTTGTCAAAATACGGCACAAATGCTAAAGTCAATCCGCCATTACGGGAGATCCACGATATTGAAGCACTGCGTGAGGCACTCAAAGACGATACTATTGATGTAATTGCAAGCGACCACGCCCCACATATGAGTGAGGATAAAAATCTGGCTTGGGAGTATGCCCCTTTTGGAATTGTAGGGCTTGAGACTACATTAGGGCTTGTGCTTACAGAATTAGTAAGCAAAAATATCTTGTCACTCTCTCAAGCAATTACAAAAATGACTGCTAATCCAGCTAAGATATTCAACCTACAGGCAGGCTCATTAGGAGTGGGAATGCCAGCCGATATAACAATTATTGATTTAGAGAAAGAATATAAAGTTAATACGAACCAGTTTGAGTCACTGG containing:
- a CDS encoding dihydroorotase, producing the protein MNLLIKNGRVVDPANNLDGKFDILVEGSKIKEVSSQAVASNCGRGLINQTPTIIDASNKLVVPGLIDVHVHFREFGKSEEKETIYSVSRAAAMGGFTTIICQPNIKPRVDSPAKVRQVINEAKKYSLVNLYPSACITKGRAHKELVDIKEIKEAGAVKLTDDGDPVIYETLMYNALKEAKKFNLPLSSHCGLSNWAELTLKKLGDQTVGSTLEKGYFYNSETFFVRRDIRLANKARCPLHIEHVSLKTSVDEIRHAKIKGYKITAEVTPHHFILSKNDLSKYGTNAKVNPPLREIHDIEALREALKDDTIDVIASDHAPHMSEDKNLAWEYAPFGIVGLETTLGLVLTELVSKNILSLSQAITKMTANPAKIFNLQAGSLGVGMPADITIIDLEKEYKVNTNQFESLGKNCPFNGWKLKGKAIATIVGGKVVMRDGKILS